The nucleotide window ATCCCAGCATCAGTTAGTTCGTTGCCTTATTAACTGTGGGATTTGGTGTTGGACTGGTCGCTACCCTTTATCCAGTTCGGACTTCCACCGACAAGAATTCAAGGAACTTTCTTGGCACACTCATTTTACATCATCCCTGTGAAACCAAAAAATGCGATTGCTATAAGTCCAGCAATAATAAACGCTATCGGCTCGCCTTTAAGCGATTTCGGGACTTCTGCTAATTCAAGACGTTCTCTAATAGACGACATTAAAACCAAAGCAAGCGTAAAACCTAGACCAGCACCAACAGTAAATACAACCGTTTTTATAAGATTATGATTTTCTCTGATATTTAAAATCGCAACTGCCAGAATTATACAATTTGTAGAAATCAACGGAAGATAAATTCCTAATGCTCTATAAAGCGCAGGTGAAGTTTTCATAATAACTATCTCTACAAACTGAACAAGCGTAGCTATTACAAGAATAAAAACAATCGTCTGCAGATATTCTATATGGAGCGGATTAAGAACAAAGTATTGAATAAACCAAGCTGAAACCGCAGCCATCAGAAGCACAAAAATAACAGCCAAGCCCATACCGATTGCATCCGATATTTTTTTGGAAACACCCATATATGGACATAGCCCCAAAAATCGTGCAAAAACAAAATTATTGACGAAAATAGTCGCCAGTAAAAGCAAAACTAACTCTCTCATTTTTTTATTGTTATTTTTTTATCGTTCTCAAAATTGCTATCAAAAGGCCTATCGTAATAAATGCACCGGGTGGTAGCATCATAATTAAAACAGGTGTGAACTCAGCAAAAAGTTTAAGTCCAAAAAATGAACCATTAGATGTAATTTCTCTGATGGATGCTATGATAAATAGAACTAAAGTGTAGCCCAAACCCATACCGAGTGCGTCAATCATAGAATCCAATACAAGTTTTTTTGAAGCGAATGCTTCCGCACGGGCAATAATTATACAATTGACGACAATTAGCGGGATAAAGATACCGAGATTTTTATGAATCAACGGAAAATAGGCATTCATTAATAAATCAACAATCGTTGTGAATGAACCTATGACGATTAAAAATACTGGGATACGAACTTTTTGTGGAATTGTTTTTCTAAGTAGCGAAATCAGAATGTTAGCACCTAAAAGCACAAATGTCATCGCACAACCCATTCCGATTGCATTTTTTGCTTCAGTTGAAACAGCAAGTACCGAGCAGAGCCCGAGCATCAAACCTAAGACAGGATTTTCTTTGACTATTCCTTTTGTGAACTCATTTGACAGTTTTTTTAAACTCATTTATTTTTTCTCTTATAGCATTCGTTATTGCCCGAGAAGAAATCGTTGCGGATGTTATTGCGTCTATTTTACCACCATCTTTTTTTAATAAAACCTCTTCGGAAAATTTGCCAATAAACTGCGATAGAAAACTATGCTCGATTATTTTGGTGCCAAGCCCTGGTGTTTCATTTTGGGATAGAATTTTTATACCAGTTATTTTGAACTCTTTATCAAGCCCGATGAGTGCAGAAATCTCACTTGAATAACCGACAGCGGTAATTTTTAATATATAACCAACAGTATTGTTTTGAGTATCAAATCCTTCGGTATAAATATCTTTTGCTTGAAAATTTGAGGCTGATGGCAGAACTTCTTTAAGTGCTTCCTGTTCCGCTATCAACTTCCGTTGTGCAATTTTTTTGGATGTAAAATAACTTGTTACTGCAAGTGCAAGTCCTGCAATCACACAGATAATAAAAAGATATTTCCCAAGTTTAACAATTTCTTTCATTATCGTTTCGTTCTTTGTTGTTTTATCATTTTGAATATCTTCCTGTTAAATCTTAATACCCGTTTGGGATTCAAAGTAAAATAAACTTTTGACTTTTTCATATGTGATTTTATCATTCCCACCTGTTCTAATTTCTTAAGGTGTTGTACTGCAGCGGGTTTTGAAATCCTGAATCGTTTCATAATATCATTCAAAGTTGTTTCTCTCTTCTGATGCAAAATTTCTAAAATCCCAATCCGTCTCTGATTAGCAACCGCTTTGAAAATCCATAACAATGGTTTCATTTGCCCTCCTCGTTTTTAAGAAAAAAATTAACAAATTAACTTATTAATTAATTAATTAATAAGTTAACGCTTCCGTCCAAAAATTCGTGGTTTTGTGCATCGGTCAATTAAAGGCACCAAAATATTCATAATCAGAATAGAATAGCAGACACCTTCGGGATAGGAACCAAGATTTCTTATCAAAACTGTCAAAAGCCCGCAGCCGAATCCAAAAATAATTTTTCCTTTTACAAACAATGGGCTTGTCACATAATCAGTTGCCATAAAAAATGCACCCAAAATCAGACCACCTGACAAAAGTTGAAAAATCGGATCCTGTTTGAATGGAATTGATAGAACTGCGACTGTCAAAATATATGTTATTGGAATATGCCAAGAAATAATTTTTCGCCGAAACAGATATAAAGCACCTAAAATTAAAAGTATTTTTGATACCTCGCCGATAGAACCGGGAATATTGCCGATAAACAAATCCGTATATGACGGTAGCGAACCGGTAAGTTTTTCTTTCAAAATACCTAATGGCGTCGCCGATGTGATACCGTCAATCTGCCATTTTGTCATAGCGGACGGAAAAGATGCCAATAGTACCGCACGACCGACCAATGCCGGATTGAAAATATTGAACCCTATTCCGCCGAAACATTCTTTTGTTATAAAAATCGCAAAAAACGAACCGATACAAACCTGCCATAATGATATATTAGGTGGCAAGCAATAAGCCATCAAAAGTCCGGTAAGTGCCGCACTGCCGTCGGAAATTTTAACTTTTGTCTTAAAAATAAACTTTTGTGAAATATATTCAAATAAAACACAACTTGCAATAGATGTTAAAATTACATAACCTGCGTGAATACCGAATTTATAGATACCCCACAATCCCGTCGGTAATAATGCCGAAAAAACGGACAGCATAATTTTTTTTGTGGTCTGTTGCGATTTAATATGTGGTGCAGGTGAAATAGTAACTTTCATATAAAACGATTTATACCGATAACATACCGATTCAAACAGATTTACTTCTGAATCATTACTTTGGCTAATTTTATATTTTGAACAAGATGGATCTTTGCCGGACATTCGTAAGCACAGCATCCGCATTCTATGCAGTCAAGCGGATTGTAATTTTTTAATTCTTCGTACCTTTTTTTCTCAACCAGACGCGATATTAGTGTCGGCACAAGTCCCGTCGGACAAACATCAATACATTTTCCACAACGGATACAATTTGTTGGCTCATAATGTTTTGACTCCTTTTCAGTCAGCGCAACAATTCCTGACATTCCTTTTACTACCGGGACATCAAGCGAGAATTGAGTTATACCCATCATTGGACCGCCTGCGATAATTTTTTTTACATCGTCGGTAAACCCACCGCAGTAATCAAGCACTTGTGACAACGGTGTCCCAATACGAACTTTTAGGTTACCGGGTCGCTTTACATTTCCATCAACCGTTATTATCCGTTCGTAAAGCGGTTGCCCTTCATAGATCGCCTGATGTATCGCTTTTGCAGTTTGGACATTATGGACGATGCAGCCAACATCCATCGGAAGACCGCTTGATGGAACTTCTCTTTTTAATACCGCTTTTATCAATTGTTTCTCAGCACCTTGTGGATATTTTGTTTTCAATTTTACAATTTTAAGTTTAGCGGGTAGGGCTGGGTTGGGATGTTGTTTCATTTCCTTCACAATAACATTCATTTTTTCTATTGCTTCAGGTTTGTTATCTTCAATTGCGATATAGCCATTTTCTGTATTTAGAATTTTCATTACAAGATTGAACCCACTAAAAACTTTTTCCGTCTCTTCAAGCATTACTCTATAGTCGCAGGTAAGATATGGTTCACATTCACAGCCATTTAGTATAACGCTATCAATTTTTTTCTCTTTTGGTGGCGAAAGTTTTACATGTGTCGGGAATGCTGCTCCACCAAGCCCGACAATACCTGCATTCTTTATAATTTCAACAATTTCGTTCGGAAAAAGTTTATCCGGATTTTTTCCTTTAAACTCAACCGTCTCGTCTTTGTTATCGGATTCAATGATTATTGAATCAAAATTATATCCACAGGGATGAAGGCGACTTTCAATCGCAGTAATCTTTCCTGAAACAGGCGAGTGCAAAGTTGCCGAGATAAAAGCTGTTGCTTCGGCAATCAGTTGTCCGGTTTTGACGAAGTCGCCAGTTTTTACAACGGGCTTTGCAGGTAAACCAGTATGTTGGGATAATGGCACAACTGCTTGTTGGGGCAGTGGCATTTCTTCAATTGGTATATTTTTTGTGTGTTTGCGTTCAGGTATTTGTATGCCACCTTTGAATTTATTCATAGTTTGAAAATCCTGCTGTTTTTGTAATTTTTTTTTCGTTATCAATCAAAAGGTATTCAAAATTTTTTTGCTTTTTATACAATTCAATCATTTTTTCAGCTCCCAGAACAAAACTTGCAGTTGCCAATGCATCAGCATCGGTCGCGGTATCGCTAATTATTGTAGCACTTATTGACTTATCTGCTGGGTAGCCTGACAACGGGTCTATTATATGCGAAATTTTCATTTTGTCAATCTCAAAATATCTCTCATAATCACCACTTGTTGTAACTGCTTTATCGCTAATTCTTAAAACGGTT belongs to Elusimicrobiota bacterium and includes:
- a CDS encoding metalloregulator ArsR/SmtB family transcription factor; translated protein: MKPLLWIFKAVANQRRIGILEILHQKRETTLNDIMKRFRISKPAAVQHLKKLEQVGMIKSHMKKSKVYFTLNPKRVLRFNRKIFKMIKQQRTKR
- the rsxC gene encoding electron transport complex subunit RsxC, with amino-acid sequence MNKFKGGIQIPERKHTKNIPIEEMPLPQQAVVPLSQHTGLPAKPVVKTGDFVKTGQLIAEATAFISATLHSPVSGKITAIESRLHPCGYNFDSIIIESDNKDETVEFKGKNPDKLFPNEIVEIIKNAGIVGLGGAAFPTHVKLSPPKEKKIDSVILNGCECEPYLTCDYRVMLEETEKVFSGFNLVMKILNTENGYIAIEDNKPEAIEKMNVIVKEMKQHPNPALPAKLKIVKLKTKYPQGAEKQLIKAVLKREVPSSGLPMDVGCIVHNVQTAKAIHQAIYEGQPLYERIITVDGNVKRPGNLKVRIGTPLSQVLDYCGGFTDDVKKIIAGGPMMGITQFSLDVPVVKGMSGIVALTEKESKHYEPTNCIRCGKCIDVCPTGLVPTLISRLVEKKRYEELKNYNPLDCIECGCCAYECPAKIHLVQNIKLAKVMIQK
- a CDS encoding electron transport complex subunit E translates to MSLKKLSNEFTKGIVKENPVLGLMLGLCSVLAVSTEAKNAIGMGCAMTFVLLGANILISLLRKTIPQKVRIPVFLIVIGSFTTIVDLLMNAYFPLIHKNLGIFIPLIVVNCIIIARAEAFASKKLVLDSMIDALGMGLGYTLVLFIIASIREITSNGSFFGLKLFAEFTPVLIMMLPPGAFITIGLLIAILRTIKK
- the rsxA gene encoding electron transport complex subunit RsxA, whose translation is MRELVLLLLATIFVNNFVFARFLGLCPYMGVSKKISDAIGMGLAVIFVLLMAAVSAWFIQYFVLNPLHIEYLQTIVFILVIATLVQFVEIVIMKTSPALYRALGIYLPLISTNCIILAVAILNIRENHNLIKTVVFTVGAGLGFTLALVLMSSIRERLELAEVPKSLKGEPIAFIIAGLIAIAFFGFTGMM
- a CDS encoding RnfABCDGE type electron transport complex subunit G, which produces MKEIVKLGKYLFIICVIAGLALAVTSYFTSKKIAQRKLIAEQEALKEVLPSASNFQAKDIYTEGFDTQNNTVGYILKITAVGYSSEISALIGLDKEFKITGIKILSQNETPGLGTKIIEHSFLSQFIGKFSEEVLLKKDGGKIDAITSATISSRAITNAIREKINEFKKTVK
- a CDS encoding RnfABCDGE type electron transport complex subunit D; translation: MKVTISPAPHIKSQQTTKKIMLSVFSALLPTGLWGIYKFGIHAGYVILTSIASCVLFEYISQKFIFKTKVKISDGSAALTGLLMAYCLPPNISLWQVCIGSFFAIFITKECFGGIGFNIFNPALVGRAVLLASFPSAMTKWQIDGITSATPLGILKEKLTGSLPSYTDLFIGNIPGSIGEVSKILLILGALYLFRRKIISWHIPITYILTVAVLSIPFKQDPIFQLLSGGLILGAFFMATDYVTSPLFVKGKIIFGFGCGLLTVLIRNLGSYPEGVCYSILIMNILVPLIDRCTKPRIFGRKR